One window of Nymphaea colorata isolate Beijing-Zhang1983 chromosome 1, ASM883128v2, whole genome shotgun sequence genomic DNA carries:
- the LOC116263026 gene encoding probable calcium-binding protein CML31, whose translation MQEQGSPSKPKSPLRRFCEKIFPNGAKADREQTSGTPSVSPKRSDCSSPARRSGDLERVFGFFDSDGDGRISPAELRSCMRTMGEDWTEEEATTALGFIDADGDGYVGFDDFVRLMADGRGEEAGGSGGESRQREDIRAAFSMYAVEGRECITPRSLRRMLKRLGDSRSVAECRAMIRRFDINGDGVLSLEEFNHMMMA comes from the coding sequence ATGCAGGAGCAGGGAAGTCCAAGCAAGCCCAAGTCGCCGCTTCGACGTTTTTGTGAGAAAATTTTCCCTAATGGCGCCAAAGCCGATCGGGAACAAACTTCGGGGACACCCTCCGTGTCTCCAAAGCGAAGCGATTGTTCTTCGCCGGCGAGAAGGTCCGGCGACCTGGAGCGTGTGTTTGGCTTCTTCGACAGTGACGGAGACGGGAGAATATCGCCGGCAGAGCTCAGGAGCTGCATGCGGACGATGGGGGAAGACTGGACGGAGGAGGAGGCGACGACCGCGCTTGGGTTCATCGACGCCGACGGCGATGGCTACGTGGGATTCGATGACTTCGTGAGGCTGATGGCGGACGGGAGGGGGGAAGAGGCGGGAGGGTCGGGTGGGGAGTCAAGGCAGAGGGAGGACATAAGGGCGGCGTTCTCCATGTATGCCGTCGAGGGCAGGGAGTGCATAACGCCCAGGAGCTTGAGGAGGATGCTCAAGCGGCTGGGAGATTCCAGAAGCGTGGCGGAGTGCAGGGCAATGATCAGGCGGTTCGACATCAATGGCGATGGCGTCCTTAGCTTGGAGGAATTCAACCACATGATGATGGCCTGA
- the LOC116246473 gene encoding N-acylphosphatidylethanolamine synthase: MPGRTTLDWAAKPDHLGGIPRRLIFAAVGAFSKVVASFLNSTSVHNSETLLNVVRHRPAGTPLLTVSNHMSTLDDPLLWGFKGFPSTDSNLGRWSLAAEDICFKNSILAYFFRIGKCIPVNRGAGIYQENMNEALDRLSDGEWLHTFPEGKVYQENCPIRRLKWGTASLIVRAPVTPIVLPIVHCGFQEVMPEKSFFGRRPPLPLCRKEIDVVVGEPMEFDLVELRQAAKSTPQESSDRCHGWPTTKHGLDEAAQRWLYINISNQIQSAMESLRCFAVSLRKLKV, from the exons ATGCCAGGAAGGACCACACTGGATTGGGCGGCGAAGCCCGACCATCTTGGCGGGATCCCGCGGAGGTTGATATTCGCAGCGGTGGGTGCGTTCTCCAAGGTTGTGGCAAGCTTCCTCAACTCGACGTCTGTGCACAACTCGGAGACCCTTCTCAATGTCGTCCGGCACAGGCCGGCCGGGACGCCTCTGCTCACCGTCAGCAACCACATGTCCAC GTTGGACGATCCGCTTCTCTGGGGATTCAAGGGTTTCCCATCCACAGACTCGAACTTGGGACGTTGGTCGCTTGCAGCAGAGGAcatttgcttcaaaaattcCATATTGGCTTATTTCTTCCGGATCG GAAAATGCATTCCTGTAAATAGAGGGGCTGGAATATATCAAGAAAACATGAATGAAGCACTCGATCGATTAAGTGATGGAGAATGG TTGCATACATTTCCGGAGGGAAAGGTGTACCAAGAGAATTGCCCAATAAGACGGCTAAAATGGGGAACCGCTAGTCTTATTGTTCGAGCGCCTGTAACACCAATAGTTCTGCCTATTGTACATTGTGGTTTTCAAGAG GTGATGCCTGAGAAATCCTTTTTTGGGCGAAGGCCTCCTCTTCCGCTTTGCAGGAAGGAGATTGATGTAGTTGTTGGAGAGCCTATGGAATTTGATCTTGTTGAATTACGACAGGCAGCTAAATCCACACCCCAAGAATCATCTGACCGCTGCCATGGTTGGCCTACAACAAAACATGGACTGGATGAGGCGGCACAAAGATGGTTGTATATTAACATTTCTAATCAGATCCAAAGCGCCATGGAGTCTTTGCGGTGTTTTGCTGTTAGCCTTAGAAAATTGAAGGTGTGA